The Haloplanus sp. GDY1 genomic sequence TGGGTCGAGGCGGGCGCGCGGACGCTCCACCTGGTCGACCTCGACGGGGCGTTCGAGGGGGAGCGAGCGAACGCCGCGGCGGTCGAACGGATCGTCGACGCGGTGGACGTGCCGGTCCAGTTGGGCGGCGGCATCCGCACCGTCGCGGACGCGACCGACCTGCTCGACCGGGGCGTGACCCGGGTGATCCTCGGGACGGCGGCGGTCGAGCGGCCGGAGATCGTCGCGGAGATCAGCGAGACCCACCCCGGGAGCGTGGTGGTGAGCCTCGACGCGAAGGGCGACGAGGTGGTCGTCTCGGGGTGGACCGAGGGGACGGGACTGGACCCAGTCGAGGCCGTAGAGCGGTACGCGGACCTCGGCGCGGCCGCGGTTCTCTACACGGACGTCGACGTCGAGGGGCGACTGGAGGGGGTGCGGGCCGAGCGGATCGAACGCCTCGCGGAAGCGACCGAGATTCCGGTGATCGCCAGCGGCGGCGTCGCCACCCTCGACGACGTGCGGGCGTGTCGGGAAGCGGGCGCCGCGGCCGTCGTCGTCGGGACGGCACTGTACGAGGGAGCCTTCACCCTGGAAGCGGCGATGGAGGCGTAGAGGCGGTCGGCGCGGCCCGGGAACCGGAGGCGGAAGGGGGGAGGCGGAAGGGGGAGGCGAAAGGCGGGAGGCAGGAGGCGAAAGGCGGTCAGGCGAGCACCCCGCCCAGCGCGCCCACGCCCACGGCCGTGACGAGGGCGTCCCACACGGAGACGAGCAGGATCGCGGCCGAAAACAGGACCCCCGTGAGCAGCGTCAGCGCCATGAGGACGGCGAACCACGTGCGCCCGTTGCCCGGCACGTCGGGGACCTTCGAGGGGGAGATGGGAACCAGCGTGCTCGGGTCCGAATCTCGACCGGTCACGCCCGAACTGTCGGCGTCCGCCGTGGTAAAGGCTGGGCGAGCGTCTCGACTCGCGGGACGCCGCGAGGGGGGCCCCACCGAACGGTGTCGGATGGCGGCCCAAAACCGACTTACGCACGCCCCGAGAGGTGCGGGTATGGACCGCACCGCCGCCCGGAGCCGGGAAACCGCGGAGACGACCGTCGACCTGACGCTCGACGTGGACGGCGACGGCGACGCCGCCGTCGACACCGGCATCGGCTTCTTCGATCACATGCTCGAATCGTTCGCCAAACACGGCCTGTTCGACCTCACGGTCGACTGCGACGGCGACCTGGACGTCGACGACCACCACACCGTCGAGGACGTGGCGCTCGTCCTCGGGGCGGCGTTCGCGGAGGCGTTGGGCGAGAAGCGCGGGATCCGCCGCTTCGCCGACCGGCGCGTCCCCCTCGACGAGGCGGTGGCGAGCGTCGTCGTCGACGTGAGCGGCCGCCCCCTCGTTCGCTTCGACGGCGAGTTCTCCGAGGAGCGCGTCGGCGAGTTCACGAGCGTGATGGCGAGACACTTCGCGCGGTCGCTGGCGACCGCGGCGGGGCTCACCCTCCACGCCGAAATCGAGGGGGAGAACGCCCACCACGAGGTCGAGGCGCTGTTCAAGGCGCTCGCGCGGACGCTCGACGACGCCACCCGGATCGACGACCGGCGGTCGGACACGCCGAGCACCAAGGGCGAACTCTGAGCGGCACGGGCGGACGCCCGGATACAACCCCTGTCGTATCGTCTTTCGACGCACGTCGTTAGTTATTTGCCGTCGGGGGGAGAGGTGGCGGGTATGCAGGCGTTCGAAGCGCTCGACAGCGACACCTCGAAGCTCGTCGTGCTGTATCTCCAGCGCGTCGGGGACGCCACGCCGGATCGGATCGCGGAGCGGCTTCGCCTCCCGCTGATGACCGTGCTGGCGACGGTTCGGTATCTGGACGAGGAGGGGCTGGTCCGCCGGCTAGAGGGATCGGATCGGGTCGTCCTGACGGATCGGAACGGGACGCGGGTCGAGCGAGAGCGGGTGGCGGACCCCGCGTAGCCTACTCCAGGACGGCGTCGTTCACGAGGTACTCGGGCACCTCGTCGGCGAGCGTCTGGACCACGTTCCGGGCCGCCTTCTCCCGCAGTTCGACGACGCTCTCGGCGGAGTTGTAGGCGGCGTGGGGGGTGAGGATCACGTCGTCCAGATCCAGCAGCGGCGAGTCCGGGGACGGGGGTTCCTCGGCGAGGGTGTCGAGGCCGGCGCCCGCGATGGACCCCGCACGGATCGCGTCGGCGAGGGCGTCCTCGTCGACGATGCCGCCGCGGGCGGCGTTGAGGAGGAAGGCGGACTCCTTCATCGCGTCGAGTTCGTCGGCGCCGATCATCCCCTCCGTCTCGGGGGTGAGCGGCGTGTGGATCGAGACGGCGTCCGAGTCGGCGAGCAGGGTCGACAGGTCGTCGACGAGGGTCACCCCGTCGGCCACGTCCGCCGGATCGACGTAGGGGTCGTGAGCGATCACGTCCATGCCGAACGCCCGGGCCTTCCGCCCGACCGCCTGCGCGATGTCGCCGTAGGCGACGAGGCCGAGCGTCTGCCCGTGGAGGCGGTGCATCGGCCGTCCGAGGTGTTCGTTCCACTCGCCCTCCCTGGCCCGGTCGTTGTACTCGACGATCTTTCGCTCCAGGGCCAGCAGGAGCGCGAGGGTGTGAGTGGACACCTCGGGGATGCAGTAGTCGGGGACGTTCGTCACGTAGACGCCCCGCTCGGTGGCGGCGTCGAGGTCGACGTTGTCGAAGCCGATGCCGGTCCGGGAGACGACCCGGCAGTTCGGCATCGCGTCGAGGAGGGCGGCGTCGACCTCCTCGTACATGACGATGACGGCGTCGGGGTCGACGTCGGCGAGGAGGTCCGGAAGCGGGTCGTCGCTCGCCTCGCCGTCGATCAACTCGGCGTCGACCTCCGAGAGGATGCCGCGCTCGATGTCGAGGTCGTCGAACGTGTGGTCGGTGAAGACGACGGTGTGGCTCATGGTCGGGGGGAGGGTAGAGAGTGTGGTAAATGGTTCGGAGCCGGCACGATCGGGGGGCGCTTCGCGACGCCGCGGTCGTCGCCGCGCTCGCGCGATGAGCGAACGGGCGGAGGCAGGTCGTCGAGGGACGGGACTAGTAGACCTCGGTCCCGTTCGGCACCCGCCGTTCGGGTTGCAGATGGACGACGTCGCCGTTCGCGTCGTCGACGCCCGTGACCAGGCACTGACTCTCGAAGCCGGCGACGGTGACGGTGCCGAGGTTCACGACCGCGACCACCTGTCGTCCGATCAGGTCCTCGGGGTCGTAGTTGTCCGTGAGACCGGCGGCCGACCGGCGCGTCTCGTCGCCGAAGTCGACGCGCAGTTTGTACACGTCCTTTCGGGCTTCGGGGAAGGGTTCGGCGCTGACGACCTCTCCGACGCGCATCTCGACCTCGTCGAGAAACACGCTCGGATCGACGTCTGGGTCCTCGATTCCCATATCGTCCCCTGTAGATCCCCCCGCTTCACTCTGTCCCTCGGAGGCGTCGACGCCCCCGGCCCCACGATTCACCAAAGGGCTTATGCGAGGGACACGGAGGGTTCGCCATGTTCGACGAGATCATGGAGAAATTCGAGGGGAGTCCGAGCCAGCAGGAGGTGATCCGACTCCTCCTCGAACGGGGCTTCTCCGTCAACGACGAGGGACGGGTCGTCTCCGGCGGGATCGAGATCCCCAACACGGGGATCGCCCGCGAGATCGGCGTCGACCGCCGGGTCGTCGACTCGACGACCGACGCCATCCTCGACGACCCCGAACTCCGGCGCATCTTCCAGAACATCACGGCCATCCCCAGCCTGATGGACCTGGCGCCGGTGCTCGACCTCTCGGTGCTGACGATCTGGGTCGACGACGAGACGGAACCGGGCATCGTCGCCGACGTGACGACGGCCATCGCCGACCGCGGCATCTCGATCCGGCAGGTCATCAGCGAGGATCCCGAATTCGTCGACGACGCCAAACTGTACGTCATCACCGACGCGGGGCTCCCGGGGGACCTGCTGGTCGAGATCCGCGAGTTGCCGTACGTCCGCCGGGTCGAGTTCTGATGGCCGAGACGTACCGCACGGTGGGGGAGCGCGCGCGGGCGGACTTCGAGGTGAAGGGCTCGGAGTTCGTCGGCCACGTCGCGCCCGCCGAATCGGTCGCGGCGGCGGAGGGGTTCGTCGACGAGGTGCGGGAAGCGTACGGCGACGCGACCCACAACGTCCCCGCCTACCGCGTGCCGGCCGAGGGCGGCGACATGCTCCGGGAGTGGGCGAGCGACGACGGCGAACCCACGGGGTCGGCGGGCAAGCCGGCGCTGAACGTCCTCGTCCAGCGCGACCTGCGGAACGTCGTCGCGGTCGTGACCCGCTACTACGGCGGCGTCAACCTCGGGGTCGGGGGGCTGGCGCGGGCGTACGCCCGCGGCGTGAGCGACGCCGTCGACGCCGCCGGCGTGGTCGAGGAGCGGCCACACGAGCGACTCGCGATCACGGTCGACTACGACGACTCGGGGACCGTCCGCGGGGTGCTGGAGAGCGAGGGCGTCGACTTCGAGGCGGCCTACGAGGAGCGGGTCTCCTTCGCGGTGCGCGTCCCCGTCGCCGAGGCCGACGCGCTCCGGGACCGCCTGCGGTCCGCGACGGGCGGCCGGGTCGAACTGGGGTGCGGTACGGACGCCTATTGAGCCCTCGGGGGGTGCGCTTCACTGGAGGTTCGCTGGGGATCGAACCGCCCGCAGTCGTGCGAATTTCGACGTGAAGGAGAGGGGTTACGTCGTCCGGAAGGCGCGGTCGCCGGCGTCGCCGAGGCCGGGCACGATGAAGCCGTTCTCGTCGAGGTGGTCGTCGATGGCGACGGTCAGCAGGTCCGCCTCGGGGACCGCCTCGCCCACCCGCAGGAGGCCGGCCGGGGCGCTGACCGCCGAGAGGACGAAGAGGTTCTCGGGGGCCGCCTGGCCGTCGAGGACGTACTCGAGGACCGCACACATCGTCGACCCCGTG encodes the following:
- the hisA gene encoding 1-(5-phosphoribosyl)-5-[(5-phosphoribosylamino)methylideneamino]imidazole-4-carboxamide isomerase, with amino-acid sequence MTQFADFEVIPAVDMQDGEVVQLVQGERGTEKRYGDPVEAARRWVEAGARTLHLVDLDGAFEGERANAAAVERIVDAVDVPVQLGGGIRTVADATDLLDRGVTRVILGTAAVERPEIVAEISETHPGSVVVSLDAKGDEVVVSGWTEGTGLDPVEAVERYADLGAAAVLYTDVDVEGRLEGVRAERIERLAEATEIPVIASGGVATLDDVRACREAGAAAVVVGTALYEGAFTLEAAMEA
- the hisB gene encoding imidazoleglycerol-phosphate dehydratase HisB; this translates as MDRTAARSRETAETTVDLTLDVDGDGDAAVDTGIGFFDHMLESFAKHGLFDLTVDCDGDLDVDDHHTVEDVALVLGAAFAEALGEKRGIRRFADRRVPLDEAVASVVVDVSGRPLVRFDGEFSEERVGEFTSVMARHFARSLATAAGLTLHAEIEGENAHHEVEALFKALARTLDDATRIDDRRSDTPSTKGEL
- a CDS encoding C-terminal binding protein is translated as MSHTVVFTDHTFDDLDIERGILSEVDAELIDGEASDDPLPDLLADVDPDAVIVMYEEVDAALLDAMPNCRVVSRTGIGFDNVDLDAATERGVYVTNVPDYCIPEVSTHTLALLLALERKIVEYNDRAREGEWNEHLGRPMHRLHGQTLGLVAYGDIAQAVGRKARAFGMDVIAHDPYVDPADVADGVTLVDDLSTLLADSDAVSIHTPLTPETEGMIGADELDAMKESAFLLNAARGGIVDEDALADAIRAGSIAGAGLDTLAEEPPSPDSPLLDLDDVILTPHAAYNSAESVVELREKAARNVVQTLADEVPEYLVNDAVLE
- a CDS encoding tRNA-binding protein; this translates as MGIEDPDVDPSVFLDEVEMRVGEVVSAEPFPEARKDVYKLRVDFGDETRRSAAGLTDNYDPEDLIGRQVVAVVNLGTVTVAGFESQCLVTGVDDANGDVVHLQPERRVPNGTEVY
- a CDS encoding amino acid-binding protein; the encoded protein is MFDEIMEKFEGSPSQQEVIRLLLERGFSVNDEGRVVSGGIEIPNTGIAREIGVDRRVVDSTTDAILDDPELRRIFQNITAIPSLMDLAPVLDLSVLTIWVDDETEPGIVADVTTAIADRGISIRQVISEDPEFVDDAKLYVITDAGLPGDLLVEIRELPYVRRVEF
- a CDS encoding IMPACT family protein; its protein translation is MAETYRTVGERARADFEVKGSEFVGHVAPAESVAAAEGFVDEVREAYGDATHNVPAYRVPAEGGDMLREWASDDGEPTGSAGKPALNVLVQRDLRNVVAVVTRYYGGVNLGVGGLARAYARGVSDAVDAAGVVEERPHERLAITVDYDDSGTVRGVLESEGVDFEAAYEERVSFAVRVPVAEADALRDRLRSATGGRVELGCGTDAY